Proteins found in one Tsukamurella paurometabola DSM 20162 genomic segment:
- a CDS encoding carboxymuconolactone decarboxylase family protein, with the protein MTRVTPGGLRQLGPINYAISRIGAKVIRADDMHLFSTLGRSRRVFLGWLGYSGMLMPFGALRRSESETVIVRVAYLRDSDYELGHHRRIGAQAGLTDTQFERIFDGTGWDDKSAALLAAVTELVETKAVTDDTWARLSEFYTDRKLVEIVLLATNYDGLATTIDVLGITPER; encoded by the coding sequence ATGACGCGTGTGACTCCCGGCGGTCTCCGCCAGCTCGGCCCGATCAATTACGCCATCAGCAGGATCGGTGCGAAGGTGATCCGCGCCGACGACATGCACTTGTTCTCCACTCTCGGCCGCAGCCGCCGGGTGTTCCTCGGCTGGCTCGGCTACTCCGGGATGCTGATGCCGTTCGGTGCGCTGAGGCGCTCGGAATCGGAGACGGTGATCGTGCGCGTCGCCTACCTGCGCGACAGCGATTACGAGCTGGGCCATCACCGCCGGATCGGCGCGCAGGCCGGTCTCACCGACACCCAGTTCGAGCGGATCTTCGACGGCACGGGATGGGACGACAAGAGTGCCGCGCTGCTGGCCGCCGTGACCGAGCTGGTCGAGACCAAGGCCGTGACCGACGACACGTGGGCGCGCCTGTCCGAGTTCTACACCGACCGCAAGCTCGTCGAGATCGTGCTGTTGGCCACCAATTACGACGGCCTCGCCACCACCATCGACGTCCTCGGCATCACTCCGGAGCGCTGA
- a CDS encoding thiamine-binding protein has translation MIAAFSISPMGGEEGPDGGVAEAVAEAVAIVRASGLPNETNAMFTNIEGEWDEVMAVIKACVDRLAETAPRVSLVIKADVRPGYTDQLAAKVERVEHHLR, from the coding sequence ATGATCGCAGCGTTCTCGATCAGCCCGATGGGCGGCGAGGAGGGGCCGGACGGCGGTGTGGCGGAGGCGGTCGCCGAGGCCGTCGCGATCGTCCGCGCCTCCGGCCTGCCGAACGAGACCAACGCCATGTTCACCAACATCGAGGGCGAGTGGGACGAGGTGATGGCCGTGATCAAGGCCTGCGTCGACCGGCTCGCCGAAACCGCGCCGCGGGTCTCGCTGGTGATCAAGGCCGATGTCCGCCCCGGCTATACCGACCAGCTCGCCGCGAAGGTCGAGCGGGTCGAACATCACCTGCGCTGA
- a CDS encoding VOC family protein — protein sequence MRVHKVITNIPVSDIDSARGFYADFLGLSDEEFNLGWVARFSSPDHAASVQLVTGDKTAQADSAISVMTDDVDAAYSEALQAGYEIVHPLTSEEWGPRRFFVRAPDGTVVNVVGHH from the coding sequence ATGCGAGTACACAAGGTGATCACGAACATCCCGGTGAGCGATATCGATTCCGCGCGTGGGTTTTACGCCGATTTCCTCGGCCTGTCCGACGAGGAGTTCAACCTCGGCTGGGTGGCCCGGTTCTCCTCCCCCGACCACGCCGCGAGCGTGCAGCTGGTGACCGGAGACAAGACCGCGCAGGCCGATTCGGCGATCTCGGTGATGACCGACGACGTCGACGCCGCGTATTCCGAAGCACTGCAAGCGGGGTATGAGATCGTGCACCCGCTCACCAGCGAGGAGTGGGGACCGCGCCGGTTCTTCGTCCGCGCCCCCGACGGCACCGTGGTCAACGTCGTCGGCCACCACTGA
- a CDS encoding DUF4253 domain-containing protein, translating to MFHATPGKLPAADARELAGITLPPGRIVTAEEGDGGPVAWISDELLPTDEIDELIRDLAAVFEQTGLWPLRANGLDDNDLARPWFDGELDGKTADGAIPQDALTVLTRGDAEFAAEYPDTQLSVPRVTGLAPAQPGPDPVAGELATGADGGLILVPVVRPADAPEALGWWGATNIDYAGADLAAVLRSWEERFGAVLVGIGFDTLLVQVGRRPESAAQLQALVSEHYAFCPDNIEQGLEPDEYREGLTEWTHWHFWWD from the coding sequence ATGTTCCACGCCACGCCCGGGAAACTGCCCGCCGCCGATGCCCGCGAGCTCGCCGGGATCACGCTGCCGCCCGGCCGGATCGTCACCGCGGAGGAAGGCGACGGCGGCCCCGTCGCCTGGATCAGCGACGAGCTCCTGCCCACCGACGAGATCGACGAGCTGATCCGCGATCTGGCCGCGGTCTTCGAGCAGACCGGGCTGTGGCCGCTGCGCGCCAACGGGCTCGACGACAACGACCTCGCTCGTCCCTGGTTCGACGGTGAGCTCGACGGCAAGACCGCCGACGGTGCCATCCCGCAGGACGCGCTGACGGTGCTCACCCGCGGCGACGCGGAGTTCGCCGCGGAGTACCCGGATACCCAGCTGTCGGTGCCTCGCGTCACCGGCCTGGCGCCGGCGCAGCCCGGCCCCGACCCGGTGGCTGGGGAACTCGCGACCGGAGCCGACGGCGGGTTGATTCTGGTCCCCGTGGTCCGGCCGGCTGACGCCCCGGAGGCGCTCGGCTGGTGGGGTGCGACGAACATCGACTACGCCGGTGCCGATCTCGCCGCGGTGCTGCGGTCGTGGGAGGAGCGGTTCGGCGCGGTACTCGTGGGGATCGGCTTCGACACGCTGCTCGTGCAGGTGGGGCGGCGGCCCGAATCGGCCGCCCAGCTGCAGGCGTTGGTCTCGGAGCATTACGCCTTCTGCCCCGACAACATCGAGCAGGGACTCGAGCCCGACGAATACCGCGAGGGCCTCACGGAGTGGACCCACTGGCACTTCTGGTGGGACTGA
- a CDS encoding alpha/beta fold hydrolase, whose amino-acid sequence MTSPARRPTVATLTYRDGATNPVRIFRGPDPAAPCLMIWPGVNVPAGYFDDLGRALVDAGYNAVVSELRGQGDSRPRGATGAHGFQDVVVEDYPAVSALVKQKFPDAKRILLGHSLGGLMGTMYAARARRNLAGVILIACGTGYYKLDGLSGAARRIGTSVAARAAARRGHWSGPDGLGEVPKGIVRDFDHLVQTGDFNVDGADVDYEARLAGTRTPVLTLAVAGDELVSDRQSRYVGEKFPAESVTHERIPDRLGHNQWIVEPDKVVPVLDRWIRALA is encoded by the coding sequence GTGACCTCGCCGGCCCGGCGGCCCACGGTCGCCACGCTCACGTACCGGGACGGCGCCACGAATCCCGTCCGGATCTTCCGGGGGCCGGATCCGGCGGCGCCGTGCCTGATGATCTGGCCGGGGGTGAACGTGCCGGCCGGATACTTCGACGATCTGGGTCGGGCGCTGGTCGATGCCGGCTACAACGCGGTGGTCTCCGAGTTACGCGGGCAAGGTGATTCGCGTCCTCGTGGTGCCACCGGTGCGCACGGCTTCCAGGATGTGGTGGTCGAGGACTACCCGGCGGTGTCCGCGTTGGTCAAACAGAAGTTTCCGGATGCCAAGCGAATCCTGCTGGGGCACAGCCTTGGCGGCCTGATGGGCACGATGTACGCGGCCCGCGCTCGGCGCAATCTGGCCGGGGTCATCCTGATCGCCTGCGGTACGGGATATTACAAACTCGACGGACTGTCCGGAGCGGCGCGCCGGATCGGCACCTCGGTGGCGGCGCGCGCGGCGGCCCGGCGGGGGCACTGGTCGGGCCCCGACGGTCTGGGGGAGGTGCCCAAGGGCATCGTCCGCGATTTCGACCACCTGGTGCAGACCGGAGACTTCAATGTGGACGGCGCCGACGTGGACTACGAGGCCCGGCTGGCCGGAACCCGCACGCCGGTACTCACCCTGGCCGTCGCCGGTGACGAACTGGTCAGCGACCGGCAGTCGCGGTACGTCGGGGAGAAGTTCCCCGCCGAATCGGTGACGCACGAGCGTATTCCGGACCGGCTCGGCCACAATCAATGGATCGTCGAGCCCGATAAGGTGGTTCCCGTTCTCGACCGCTGGATCCGCGCCCTCGCCTAG
- the lpdA gene encoding dihydrolipoyl dehydrogenase: MADHFDTVVLGAGPGGYVAAIRAAQLGQKVAVIEEKYWGGVCLNVGCIPSKALLKNAELAHTFTHKAQLFGISGDVSFDFGAAFDRSRKVSEGIVKGVHFLMKKNKITEINGYGTFVDAKTIQVGDQTVTGDNIIIDTGSTVRLLPGVTLSDNVVTYEEQILTRDLPESIAIVGAGAIGMEFAYVLKNYGVDVTIIEFLDRALPNEDADVSKEIAKQYKKLGVNILTSTKVESVDDQGSQVVVKYTGPKGPGEITVSKVLMSIGFAPRVEGFGLEKTGVALTERGAIAIDDYMRTNVPGVYAIGDVTAKLQLAHVAEAQGVVAAETIAGAETQTLGDYRMMPRATFCQPQVASFGLTEQQAKDEGYDVKTATFPYSANGKAQGLGDAVGFVKLVSDAKYGELLGGHLIGPDVSELLPELTLAQKWDLTVNELARNVHTHPTLSEALQESIHGLAGHMINL, encoded by the coding sequence GTGGCTGATCACTTTGACACTGTTGTTCTCGGCGCCGGCCCAGGAGGCTACGTCGCCGCAATCCGCGCAGCCCAACTCGGGCAGAAGGTCGCGGTCATCGAGGAGAAGTACTGGGGCGGTGTGTGCCTGAACGTGGGCTGCATCCCGTCGAAGGCGCTTCTGAAGAACGCCGAGCTGGCGCATACCTTCACGCATAAGGCGCAGCTGTTCGGCATCTCCGGCGATGTCTCGTTCGACTTCGGGGCGGCGTTCGACCGCAGCCGCAAGGTGTCGGAGGGGATCGTCAAGGGCGTTCACTTCCTGATGAAGAAGAACAAGATCACCGAGATCAACGGCTACGGCACCTTCGTCGACGCCAAGACCATCCAGGTCGGCGATCAGACGGTGACGGGCGACAACATCATCATCGACACCGGTTCGACGGTGCGCCTGCTCCCGGGCGTCACACTCTCGGACAACGTGGTCACCTACGAGGAGCAGATCCTCACCCGCGACCTGCCCGAGTCGATCGCCATCGTGGGCGCCGGCGCCATCGGCATGGAGTTCGCGTACGTGCTGAAGAACTACGGCGTGGACGTCACCATCATCGAGTTCCTCGATCGCGCGCTGCCCAACGAGGACGCCGATGTCTCCAAGGAGATCGCCAAGCAGTACAAGAAGCTGGGCGTGAACATCCTCACCTCCACCAAGGTCGAGTCGGTCGACGACCAGGGCTCGCAGGTGGTCGTGAAGTACACCGGTCCCAAGGGGCCGGGCGAGATCACCGTCTCCAAGGTGCTCATGTCGATCGGCTTCGCGCCGCGCGTCGAGGGCTTCGGCCTGGAGAAGACGGGCGTGGCGCTGACCGAGCGCGGCGCCATCGCCATCGACGACTACATGCGCACCAATGTGCCCGGCGTGTACGCGATCGGCGACGTCACCGCCAAGCTGCAGCTGGCGCACGTCGCCGAGGCGCAGGGCGTCGTGGCGGCGGAGACCATCGCCGGCGCGGAGACCCAAACCCTGGGCGACTACCGCATGATGCCGCGCGCCACCTTCTGCCAGCCGCAGGTCGCCTCGTTCGGCCTCACCGAGCAGCAGGCCAAGGACGAGGGCTACGACGTCAAGACCGCGACGTTCCCGTACTCGGCGAACGGCAAGGCGCAGGGCCTCGGCGACGCCGTCGGCTTCGTGAAGCTGGTCTCCGACGCCAAGTACGGCGAGCTGCTCGGCGGTCACCTCATCGGCCCCGACGTCTCCGAGCTGCTGCCCGAGCTGACCCTCGCGCAGAAGTGGGACCTCACCGTCAACGAGCTGGCCCGCAACGTGCACACGCACCCGACGCTGTCGGAGGCGCTGCAGGAGTCGATCCACGGCCTCGCCGGCCACATGATCAACCTCTAG
- a CDS encoding prolyl oligopeptidase family serine peptidase, whose product MISHGIQPSPSVEIMDPYLWLEEVESDTSLDWARERNADSAARLAGERFETIESEVLAILDSDERIPSVRRRGEWLWNYWIDGEHPYGLWRRTTLESYRTDSPEWDVVIDLDALREQDGENWVWGGAAVLRGESPDGAPWDRALVSRSRGGADATVVREFSISRREFLDPDAGGFALDEAKSRISWIDADSVYVGTDFGPGSLTDSGYPRVVKRWHRGTPLSEAVTVYEGAESDVSVGAVYDDTPGYERHFVGRSTDFYNHEEYLLDPGSGALELIDVPTDAEADVHHDLLLVSPKSPWQLPSGTVDPGALVAFDFDAYRAGGRTFTTIFAPDAHTSLQGYAWTKSYLLLATLHDVRSELRTLDPKDWSEVTTAGLPPLAEIGVAGTDPRESDEVFLSASSFTLPPSLLYGEAGGTVEPLKSTPAMYDADGVVAEQFFATSADGTQIPYFVVRKPANGPQPTLLYGYGGFEISLTPGYFAGAGRTWIERGGVYVRANIRGGGEYGPTWHTSALKENRMRCYEDFSAVARDLVERGITTRDQLGAMGGSNGGLLMGVMYTMYPELFGAIVCQVPLLDMKRFHLLLAGASWMAEYGDPDDPEQWKYISEYSPYQNLPDDAAGYRPALLVTTSTRDDRVHPGHARKFIAALRERGIDVNYYENIEGGHGGAADNKQAAFMAALAYEFLWKELS is encoded by the coding sequence GTGATCAGCCACGGAATTCAGCCTAGTCCTAGTGTGGAGATCATGGACCCGTACCTCTGGCTCGAAGAAGTGGAATCCGACACGTCGCTGGATTGGGCGCGCGAACGCAATGCCGATTCGGCGGCGCGGCTGGCCGGGGAGCGGTTCGAGACGATCGAGTCCGAAGTGCTCGCGATCCTCGATTCGGATGAGCGGATCCCGTCGGTGCGCCGGCGCGGCGAGTGGCTGTGGAACTACTGGATCGATGGGGAGCACCCGTACGGCCTGTGGCGGCGCACCACGCTGGAGTCCTATCGCACCGATTCTCCCGAGTGGGACGTGGTGATCGACCTGGACGCCCTGCGCGAGCAGGACGGCGAGAACTGGGTCTGGGGCGGCGCCGCCGTGTTGCGCGGCGAGTCGCCCGACGGTGCGCCCTGGGACCGCGCGCTGGTGTCGCGCTCGCGCGGCGGTGCCGACGCGACCGTGGTGCGGGAGTTCTCCATCTCGCGCCGCGAGTTCCTCGATCCCGACGCCGGCGGCTTCGCCCTGGACGAGGCGAAGAGCCGGATCTCCTGGATCGACGCCGACAGCGTGTACGTGGGCACCGACTTCGGGCCGGGTTCGCTCACCGACTCCGGCTACCCGCGGGTGGTGAAGCGGTGGCACCGTGGCACGCCGCTGTCCGAGGCGGTCACCGTCTACGAGGGCGCGGAGTCCGATGTCTCCGTGGGCGCCGTGTACGACGACACCCCGGGCTACGAGCGGCACTTCGTGGGTCGCAGCACCGATTTCTACAACCACGAGGAGTACCTGCTCGATCCGGGATCGGGTGCGTTGGAGCTGATCGACGTGCCCACCGACGCCGAGGCCGATGTGCATCACGACCTCCTCCTGGTGTCGCCGAAGTCGCCGTGGCAGCTGCCGTCGGGGACGGTCGACCCGGGCGCTCTGGTGGCCTTCGACTTCGATGCGTACCGGGCGGGCGGGCGCACGTTCACCACGATCTTCGCCCCGGACGCGCACACCAGCCTGCAGGGCTACGCCTGGACGAAGTCGTACCTGCTGCTGGCGACGCTGCACGATGTGCGCTCGGAGTTGCGCACGCTCGACCCGAAGGATTGGTCCGAGGTGACCACGGCCGGGCTGCCTCCGCTGGCCGAGATCGGCGTCGCCGGAACCGATCCACGGGAATCCGACGAGGTATTCCTCTCCGCGAGCTCGTTCACCCTGCCGCCCAGCCTGCTGTACGGCGAGGCCGGCGGCACCGTCGAACCGCTCAAGTCCACGCCCGCGATGTACGACGCCGACGGTGTGGTGGCCGAGCAATTCTTCGCCACCAGCGCCGACGGGACACAGATCCCCTATTTCGTGGTGCGCAAGCCGGCGAACGGCCCGCAACCCACCCTGTTGTACGGCTACGGCGGATTCGAGATCTCCTTGACGCCGGGCTATTTCGCGGGTGCCGGCCGCACCTGGATCGAACGCGGCGGGGTGTACGTGCGGGCGAACATCCGCGGCGGCGGCGAGTACGGGCCCACCTGGCACACCTCGGCGCTCAAGGAGAACCGGATGCGCTGCTACGAGGACTTCTCGGCGGTGGCCCGGGACCTGGTGGAGCGCGGTATCACCACCCGCGATCAGCTCGGCGCGATGGGCGGCAGCAACGGCGGCCTGCTCATGGGCGTGATGTACACGATGTACCCGGAGTTGTTCGGCGCCATCGTCTGCCAGGTGCCGCTGCTCGATATGAAGCGGTTCCATCTGTTGCTGGCGGGAGCATCGTGGATGGCCGAGTACGGCGATCCCGACGATCCCGAGCAGTGGAAGTACATCAGCGAGTACTCGCCGTACCAGAACCTGCCCGACGACGCGGCCGGGTACCGGCCCGCGCTGCTGGTCACCACGTCGACCCGCGACGATCGCGTGCATCCCGGGCACGCCCGTAAGTTCATCGCGGCGCTGCGCGAGCGCGGGATCGACGTGAACTACTACGAGAACATCGAGGGCGGCCACGGCGGCGCGGCCGATAACAAGCAGGCGGCGTTCATGGCGGCCCTGGCCTACGAATTCCTGTGGAAGGAGCTGTCATGA
- the thpD gene encoding ectoine hydroxylase, translating to MNSSATLTDRYPTRLPEAGAVMDRPDPVVWPGRDGPWDDEAVNFFGDNGYRTVEDVLDTPDLAQVRSEIDRLATELGDDERLIRESSNGDVRSIFSVHTLSTEIARIIARDDVAGVARQLLGDDVYVHQSRVNLKPGFAGGPFYWHSDFETWHAEDGMPTPRAVSVSLALTPNTRFNGPLMILPGSHRRFVPCVGETPGDYHRESLKSYRPPFGTPEESDIAAMAQQYGITQVTGGAGSALYFDCNCLHASAGNISPFPRSNLFVVFNAVSNALEEPFAARSRRPDYLAAR from the coding sequence ATGAACAGTTCTGCGACATTGACCGACCGCTACCCCACGCGGCTGCCCGAGGCCGGCGCCGTCATGGATCGGCCCGACCCGGTGGTCTGGCCCGGACGCGACGGGCCGTGGGACGACGAGGCCGTGAACTTCTTCGGCGACAACGGTTACCGCACCGTGGAGGATGTGCTCGACACTCCGGACCTCGCGCAGGTGCGATCCGAGATCGACCGCCTGGCCACCGAACTCGGTGACGACGAACGCCTGATCCGGGAGAGCTCCAACGGTGATGTGCGCTCGATCTTCTCCGTGCACACGCTGAGCACCGAGATCGCGCGGATCATCGCGCGCGACGACGTGGCCGGAGTCGCCCGGCAACTCCTCGGCGACGATGTCTACGTGCACCAGAGCCGGGTGAACCTCAAACCCGGCTTCGCGGGAGGACCGTTTTACTGGCACAGCGATTTCGAGACCTGGCACGCCGAGGACGGCATGCCCACCCCGCGGGCGGTGAGCGTCTCACTGGCGCTCACTCCGAACACCCGGTTCAACGGGCCGCTGATGATCCTGCCCGGCTCACACCGCCGGTTCGTGCCCTGTGTGGGCGAGACACCGGGCGACTACCACCGCGAATCGCTCAAGTCCTACCGGCCGCCCTTCGGTACCCCGGAGGAGAGCGATATCGCCGCGATGGCGCAGCAGTACGGCATCACCCAGGTGACCGGCGGCGCGGGCAGTGCCCTGTACTTCGACTGCAACTGCCTGCACGCCTCCGCCGGAAACATCTCGCCCTTCCCGCGGTCGAACCTGTTCGTGGTGTTCAATGCGGTGTCCAATGCGCTGGAGGAGCCGTTCGCCGCGCGGTCGCGGCGACCGGACTACCTGGCCGCGCGGTAG
- a CDS encoding L,D-transpeptidase family protein: MGLAGALPTLVALSSLSVPHAAAAEADSALRDAAVAGVPETQEVITVAAPSLRSTDVQVSAWARLEQGWTRVFGPVPGKVGQQGIGEGADGVPRTPFGVFRLDLAFGRQDNPGTALPYTKVTNQHWWDGNVDSPTYDRMVVQPQSPGPESENLYDIGPVYDYAVHFDNNPAHTPGKGGAMFLHVSDGQPTLGCVAISREGMISLLTWLSPAFNPVLVTGLAN; encoded by the coding sequence ATGGGGTTGGCGGGAGCTCTGCCGACCCTCGTCGCGCTGTCATCGCTGAGCGTTCCGCACGCCGCTGCGGCCGAGGCCGATAGCGCGCTGCGCGATGCCGCGGTGGCGGGCGTGCCCGAGACGCAGGAGGTGATCACCGTGGCCGCACCGTCGCTGCGCTCGACCGACGTCCAGGTCTCCGCCTGGGCGAGACTGGAGCAGGGCTGGACCCGAGTCTTCGGACCCGTACCCGGCAAAGTCGGGCAGCAGGGCATCGGCGAGGGCGCCGATGGTGTGCCGCGCACCCCGTTCGGCGTCTTCCGTCTCGATCTCGCATTCGGCCGGCAGGACAACCCCGGGACCGCCCTGCCGTACACCAAGGTGACGAATCAGCACTGGTGGGACGGGAACGTCGACTCCCCCACCTACGACCGGATGGTGGTGCAGCCGCAGAGCCCCGGCCCGGAGAGTGAGAACCTCTACGACATCGGTCCCGTGTACGACTACGCCGTCCACTTCGACAACAACCCCGCGCACACACCGGGCAAGGGTGGCGCGATGTTCCTGCACGTGAGCGACGGCCAGCCCACACTCGGATGCGTGGCGATCAGCCGCGAGGGGATGATCTCGCTGCTCACGTGGCTCTCCCCCGCCTTCAATCCCGTTCTCGTCACCGGTCTCGCGAACTGA
- a CDS encoding DoxX family protein yields MTTARDLWLLVARASVGVMFFISGWGKAANPKKFAADFAAWGIPEPDLASTVTAWAELILGALLVLGLLARIAAAGLAITMAGAIFYSVWPTVMGASTTPTGFLSQFFYSPEWLLLLVLLALAGAGPGRFALDEPLGIEARFQRR; encoded by the coding sequence GTGACTACTGCCAGGGATCTGTGGCTGCTCGTGGCGCGGGCGAGTGTCGGGGTGATGTTCTTCATCAGCGGCTGGGGCAAGGCCGCGAACCCGAAGAAGTTCGCCGCCGACTTCGCGGCCTGGGGAATACCGGAACCGGACCTCGCGTCCACCGTCACCGCCTGGGCCGAGCTGATCCTCGGCGCGCTCCTCGTGCTGGGGCTGCTCGCTCGCATCGCCGCCGCGGGACTCGCGATCACGATGGCGGGTGCCATCTTCTACTCGGTGTGGCCGACGGTGATGGGCGCGTCGACCACGCCCACCGGATTCCTCAGCCAGTTCTTCTACAGCCCGGAGTGGCTGCTGTTACTGGTGCTGCTCGCCCTCGCAGGCGCCGGACCCGGCCGCTTCGCCCTCGACGAGCCGCTCGGCATCGAGGCCAGGTTTCAGCGCAGGTGA